In Sphingobacterium sp. lm-10, the DNA window TAGCAGAAAGAATAGAACGATCGGAAACCCGGGTTTGTATTACGGTTTTTCCGTCCATTACCAACCATCACGACACGCTCTTTGGCGGTAAAGCGCTGGCTATTATGGATGAAGTAAGTTTTATGGCAGCCACCCGTTTCTGCCGTAAGCGATTGGTAACGGTGTCTACCGATAAAATAGATTTTAATAAAGCTATTCCAGCGGGTAGTATTGTAGAGGCGGTAGGACGAGTGGAGAAGGTCGGAAATACCAGTGTGAAGGTGCGGGTACAGATTTTCTTAGAAAGTATGTACGAGGATAGCAGAGAGCTGGCTATTCAAGGATCTTTTACTTTCGTGGCGTTGGACGACGACAAGAAGCCAATACCGGTTTTGCAGGGTTTAGGAGTTACTTCCTAATGTTTTGTCAGTAGCATTCTTCACGGTTTTAGATACTTCTTTTTACGGGACTCAAATCTGCTAATTCACGTTCTGTAAATAAGCGATAGTGTACTTTGAAGGTTTTGCCAAGGGGAGTTTCCAGTGAGAATCCACCCGGGCCGAAGCCATGGAGTACGTCTAAAGTGAAATGTGAATATTGCCAGTATTCAAATAAATCCCTATCAATCCAAAATTCGAATCCTTCCACTAAACCAATCATGGCATCGTTCATACGAGGGAAATAACCGCCCTTTTCGAAGCATTGTGGTTGTGTGCCTTCGCAGCAACCGCCAGCCTGGTAAAACATGAGTTCTCCATGCTTATCGACCAGTTCTTGGATTAACTGTTTGGCGGAGTCGGTAGAGTCTATACGTGCTATCATGATTTTTATAGTTTGTAATTTATCCTGGATGCTGCG includes these proteins:
- a CDS encoding acyl-CoA thioesterase; this translates as MTIAERIERSETRVCITVFPSITNHHDTLFGGKALAIMDEVSFMAATRFCRKRLVTVSTDKIDFNKAIPAGSIVEAVGRVEKVGNTSVKVRVQIFLESMYEDSRELAIQGSFTFVALDDDKKPIPVLQGLGVTS
- a CDS encoding DUF779 domain-containing protein, whose amino-acid sequence is MIARIDSTDSAKQLIQELVDKHGELMFYQAGGCCEGTQPQCFEKGGYFPRMNDAMIGLVEGFEFWIDRDLFEYWQYSHFTLDVLHGFGPGGFSLETPLGKTFKVHYRLFTERELADLSPVKRSI